A part of Entelurus aequoreus isolate RoL-2023_Sb linkage group LG10, RoL_Eaeq_v1.1, whole genome shotgun sequence genomic DNA contains:
- the gmnc gene encoding geminin coiled-coil domain-containing protein 1 produces METLTSVWAPGDPCDLVEAPCKWEACVFNRAPPAGVIWSEQLSHHLQTNKQLQDTLLQREEQLSRLQEENNKLREFLNSSFVRNVREKRKLSRKLKRNLASDQRASLQNVALPASPQVSKRVCRNLTAEFCSESPASSEPALDLWVLRTLGLKDRDTIDACQQVLEVTPPPSSRPAGSGPEVPLSCADWTPQDPGTPVHMSPQFSQPPPFCSTPWSPLTPRDTPVSPPHVSALPSPVHSQSGGGPSRPSDLAFSMALSPSSSVKTHSFPQGQAFVRKDPVGRWNFTWVPALASHNALG; encoded by the exons ATGGAAACCCTGACCTCCGTTTGGGCCCCCGGCGACCCCTGTGACCTCGTCGAGGCGCCGTGCAAGTGGG AGGCGTGTGTGTTCAACAGGGCTCCCCCTGCTGGCGTCATTTGGTCAGAGCAGCTCTCTCATCACCTGCAGACGAACAAACAG CTGCAGGACACGCTGCTGCAGCGCGAAGAGCAGCTGAGTCGCCTCCAGGAGGAGAACAACAAACTCAGAGAATTCCTCAACTCATCCTTCGTCAGGAACGTGCGAGAGAAAAGAAAA TTGAGCAGGAAGCTGAAGAGGAACCTGGCGTCCGACCAGCGCGCCTCCTTGCAGAACGTCGCTCTTCCGGCGTCCCCTCAGGTCAGCAAACGTGTCTGCAGGAACCTCACCGCCGAGTTCTGCTCAGAGTCGCCGGCCTCGTCGGAGCCGGCTTTGGACCTGTGGGTTCTGAGGACGCTGGGCCTGAAGGACAGAGACACCATCGACGCCTGCCAGCAGGTTTTAGAAGTCACACCGCCGCCATCTTCTCGTCCCGCCGGGAGTGGCCCGGAAGTTCCGCTAAGTTGTGCCGACTGGACTCCACAGGACCCCGGAACCCCGGTCCACATGTCCCCACAGTTCAGCCAGCCACCACCCTTCTGCTCCACCCCCTGGTCCCCTTTGACCCCCAGAGACACCCCGGTCAGTCCGCCTCACGTGTCCGCCCTCCCAAGTCCAGTCCACAGCCAGTCGGGAGGTGGTCCCTCACGTCCATCGGACTTGGCCTTCAGTATGGCCCTCAGTCCCTCCAGCAGCGTCAAGACCCACAGCTTCCCTCAGGGACAAGCCTTCGTCAGGAAAGACCCCGTGGGACGCTGGAACTTCACCTGGGTGCCCGCGCTGGCGTCCCACAATGCACTTGGGTGA